ACTTCAGATGCTTTCATGACGTCGATGACTGGCCTCGTCAGGCGGGATTGTAGTCAGGGCGGGTGACCTGCTTGGTCAGAATCGGCAACTTCTGCTGGGCGCGGCGCATGGCCTCGGAGGCCAGGTCCGCAGGCACGCCACCGCCGACCTCGAAGAGAATGCGACCCGGGCGCACGACAGCCACCCAGTATTCGGGGGCGCCCTTACCCTTACCCATCCGGGTCTCGGCCGGCTTCTTGGTGATCGGCTTGTCCGGGAAGATTCGGATCCACACCTTGCCTGAACGCTTCATGTGACGCGTCATGGCAATACGGGCGGCCTCGATCTGCCGGCTGGTGATGCGGCCGGGCTGCAGCGCCTTGATCCCGAAATCGCCGAAATCGACGCGGGTACCACGCTGGGCGTTGCCCTTGATTCTGCCCTTCTGAACTCTGCGTCGTTTGACGCGCTTTGGCATTAGCATGACAATTACCTGTCTTGTCGCCGGGCGCTGAGACCCGGCTGCCTGCGATTACTTTCTGTCGGTACGTGCTCCGGTAGCGCCGCGTCCACGACGCTGACGGCGACCACGACGACGCTCCGGCTCCATCTGCTGCATCTGCTGGCGCTGGGCCTGCACATTCGGGCTCAGGTCCGGCTTGCCGAGGATCTCACCGCGGTAGATCCAGCACTTGACGCCGGTCGTGCCGTAGATGGTGAATGCCGTGGCCTCTGCGTAGTCGATGTCCGCACGGATCGTGTGCAGCGGCACACGGCCCTCGAGGTACTGCTCGGTACGGCTCATCTCTGCGCCGCCCAGGCGACCGGACACCTTGATGCGGATTCCCTCGGCACCCATGCGCATGGCGGCGCCAAGCGCCTGCTTCATGGCCCGACGGAACGACACGCGACCTTCCAGCTGCTGCGCAATGTTCTGCGCCACCAGCGAGGCGTCCAGTTCCGGACGTTTGATCTCGTTGATGTTGATCTGGATGTCCTTCTTGGTCAGCTTGCGGATCTCCTCGCGCAGCTTCTCCACCTCGGCACCGCCACGACCGATGACTACACCGGGGCGAGACGTGTGCAGCGTGAGGATGACACGCTTCGGCGTGCGCTCGATCACCACACGGCTCAGGCCGGCGCGCTTCAGGCGGGCGTTGAGATAAGTGCGGATCTCATGATCCTCAACCAGCTTCTCGGGGAAGTCTTTCTGGGCGTACCAGTTGGAATTCCAACCGCGGATGACGCCGAGACGGAATCCTACGGGATGTGTTTTCTGACCCATTAGTTGTCCTCCAGGGTTTCGGCTTCTCCGGCAGCAGTGCCCACAACCACCGTCAGGTGGGCGGTACGCTTGAGAATCGGGTGAGCCCGACCACGGGACACCGGCCGAAACCGCTTGAAGCGCGGACCCTCGTCCACGCGAATCTCCTTAACCACCAGGTCCGCCTCGTCGAAACGCTCGTCCTGGTTGCGGTCCATCAGATTGTGGACTGCGGAAAGAATGGTCAGCTTGACCGTGCGGGTCACTTTCTGCGGGAGAAAGTTGAGCGCGTTCAGCGCCTCAGGCACGGTCTGGCCGCGCACCACGTTCACAACAGGCCGCATTTTCTTTGCGGAGCTGCGAATGTGCTTTCGTACTGCTCTGGCTTCCATGTCTAACGTCCGCGCTTGTCTTTCTTGGATCCGGCATGGCCGCGGAAGCTCCGCGTCGGTGCGAACTCACCCAGACGGTGACCGACCATGTTCTCGGTCACGTAAACGGGGATGAACTGACGACCGTTATGCACGGCGAAGGTGTGCCCGACGAAGTCCGGCGTGATCATGGAGGCACGGCTCCACGTCTTCACCACCTTCTTCTTCGAACCTGAGTTCAGCTCGTCCACCTTGCGCTGCAGCTTGTAGTGAACGAACGGGCCTTTCTTGAGCGATCGAGCCATTTGGATCTCGAGATTGTGCTACTTCCGCTTGGAGCGGCTGCGCACGATGTACTTGTTCGACTGCTTGTTCTTCTTGCGGGTCTTGAAGCCTTTGGCCATCACGCCGTGCTTCGACCGCGGGTGGCCACCGGAGGCCTTGCCCTCACCACCACCCATCGGGTGATCGACCGGGTTCATGGCCACGCCGCGCGTCTTGGGACGCACGCCCAGCCACCGCTTGCGACCGGCCTTGCCCAGATCAATGTTCATGTGATCCGGGTTCGACGTCGTGCCGATGGTCGCCATGCAGCCGACCGGCACACGACGGGTCTCACCACTCGGCAGGCGCAGAATCGCGTACTTGCCTTCCCGCGCGGTCAGCTGCGCGTAAGTACCGGCACTGCGGGCCAGCTGCGCACCCTTGCCGGGCTTCATTTCGATGGCATGCACGTACGAACCGACCGGAATGTTGGCCAGCGGCAGGCAGTTGCCCGGCTCCGGCGGCGCATCCGGACCGTTCTGCACGGTCATGTCCACCTTCAGCTGATCGGCCGCGATGACGTAGCGCTTCTCGCCATCTGCGTACACAAGCAGGGCGATGCGGGCCGAGCGGTTCGGATCGTACTCGATCGACGCAACGCGTGCAGGGATGCCCACCTTGTTGCGCTTGAAGTCGATCACGCGGTAGCGACGCTTGTGGCCGCCACCCTGGTGACGGACCGTGATGCGGCCGTTGTTGTTGCGCCCACCCTTCTTCTTCAGCGGCTTCAGCAGACTCTTCTCCGGCGTCGACTTCGTGATGGTGTCGAACGCGGAAACCGAGCGCTGGCGCTGTCCGGGCGTTACGGGCTTGAGGTTCTTGAGGGCCATTTAGATTTCCTCGAAGAAGTCAATCTGTTCGGAATCGGGAAGCAGGGTCACAAGGGCCTTCTTGTACGAGGCGGTCTTGCCCTGAATGCGGCCACGCCGCGTCATCTGGCTGCGACGTTTGCCGCGTACGACCATGGTGCGTACTTCCTTGATCTTGACACCCGGGTACCGGGACTCGAGCGCCTTCCGGATCTCCACCTTGTTCGCGTCCTTGCGGACCTCGAACGCGTAGTGCCCGGCTTCCATGAGTTCGGTCAGCTTCTCGGTGACGAGAGGCTTGATGAGGACGTCGCTGCTCATTCTGCGTTCGCCTTGTCTTTGGCCCCGGCGCCGAGCGCGCTCGACAGCTGCGAGAGGGCCGCTTCCTGAAGGATCACCACCTGGGCACCGATCACGTCTGCGGTCGATGCGGTACCGGCGGCACGCACCGTCACCTTTTTCAGGTTCCGGCCCGACTGGTAGACAGCCGGGTTGTGCGAGTCTGTGACCAGCAGTACCGAACGGCCGTCCGCCTCAAGTGCGCGGATGAGCTGCCGGAGCTGGCTGGTGCTGGGTCCTTCAAAGTTGAAATTCTCCACGACGCGGAGCGCTTCGGCCCGCGCCTTGTGGGAGTAGGCCGAGCGACGCGCCAACTGTCGGGTCTTCTTGTTGACCTTCAGGCGATACTCGTGCGGCTTGGGGCCGAACGTGGTACCACCACTCCGACGAAGCGGGCTCTTGGCGTCACCGGCGCGGGCGTGTCCCGTGCCTTTCTGACGGTAGAGCTTGCGGGTGGAGCCGGCGGTTTCGCTACGCTCCTTGGTCTTGTGGGTACCCTGACGGGCGTGTGCCTGAATGCGGCGCACATCCAGCCAGATGGCGTGATCGTTCGGGTCGATGCCGAAGATCTCCTGGTCGAGATCGGCCGTACGCCCGGTCTCGCTACCATCCAGCTTCAATACTTTGGTCTTCATGCTGCTCATCGCTGCAAACTGAACCGGGCTTACTTCTTGCGGATCTCGACCACCGAACCCTTGGGGCCGGGGACGGCGCCTTCGAGCAGGATCAGATTCTGGTCTCCCAGAACCCGAACCACACGAAGGTTCTTGACGGTGACGCGGCGGTTTCCGGTCTGGCCGGCCATACGCATGCCCTTGAACACGCGGGATGGATCGGAGCCGGCGCCGATGGCACCCGGCGCGCGCTGGCGGTTGTGCTGGCCGTGCGTGGCGTCGTTGACACCACTGAAGCCGTGGCGCTTTACCACGCCCTGAAAGCCCTTGCCCTTGGAGGTGCCGGCGACGTCGATGCGCTCGCCCTCCTCGAACAGGTCTTCCACGCGGACTTCGTCTCCGAGGGCTACCTCTTTCTCGAAGTCGCGCACTTCAAACAGCTTGCGTTTGGGACTGGTGGAGGCCGCCTCGAAATGGCCGCGGAGAGCCTTCGAGGTCCGCTTCTCCTTGCGTTCGCCCGCACCGAGCTGAACGGCGGAGTAGCCGTCCGTCTCGACCGTCTTGACCTGGGTCACGACGTTCGGGTTCGCTTCGATTACCGTGCAGACAAGCTGGTTGCCGGCGTCGTCAAAGACGCTGGTCATCCCAACCTTTCTGCCAATCATTCCTTTGCTCATGTCAGCGTGTGCTCATTGCAATCCCGGTCTGCCGGACGCCGTGCCTTGTCTCAGAGAAGACTCGGCGTCCGGCTGACCTGCCTTTCGGGCCATCCGCGGCGGATTGGTAAGCGCTAGGCCAGAACTACTGGCGGGTAATGGT
The sequence above is a segment of the Rhodothermales bacterium genome. Coding sequences within it:
- the rplP gene encoding 50S ribosomal protein L16, whose protein sequence is MLMPKRVKRRRVQKGRIKGNAQRGTRVDFGDFGIKALQPGRITSRQIEAARIAMTRHMKRSGKVWIRIFPDKPITKKPAETRMGKGKGAPEYWVAVVRPGRILFEVGGGVPADLASEAMRRAQQKLPILTKQVTRPDYNPA
- the rpsC gene encoding 30S ribosomal protein S3, with the protein product MGQKTHPVGFRLGVIRGWNSNWYAQKDFPEKLVEDHEIRTYLNARLKRAGLSRVVIERTPKRVILTLHTSRPGVVIGRGGAEVEKLREEIRKLTKKDIQININEIKRPELDASLVAQNIAQQLEGRVSFRRAMKQALGAAMRMGAEGIRIKVSGRLGGAEMSRTEQYLEGRVPLHTIRADIDYAEATAFTIYGTTGVKCWIYRGEILGKPDLSPNVQAQRQQMQQMEPERRRGRRQRRGRGATGARTDRK
- the rplV gene encoding 50S ribosomal protein L22 — encoded protein: MEARAVRKHIRSSAKKMRPVVNVVRGQTVPEALNALNFLPQKVTRTVKLTILSAVHNLMDRNQDERFDEADLVVKEIRVDEGPRFKRFRPVSRGRAHPILKRTAHLTVVVGTAAGEAETLEDN
- the rpsS gene encoding 30S ribosomal protein S19; the protein is MARSLKKGPFVHYKLQRKVDELNSGSKKKVVKTWSRASMITPDFVGHTFAVHNGRQFIPVYVTENMVGHRLGEFAPTRSFRGHAGSKKDKRGR
- the rplB gene encoding 50S ribosomal protein L2, giving the protein MALKNLKPVTPGQRQRSVSAFDTITKSTPEKSLLKPLKKKGGRNNNGRITVRHQGGGHKRRYRVIDFKRNKVGIPARVASIEYDPNRSARIALLVYADGEKRYVIAADQLKVDMTVQNGPDAPPEPGNCLPLANIPVGSYVHAIEMKPGKGAQLARSAGTYAQLTAREGKYAILRLPSGETRRVPVGCMATIGTTSNPDHMNIDLGKAGRKRWLGVRPKTRGVAMNPVDHPMGGGEGKASGGHPRSKHGVMAKGFKTRKKNKQSNKYIVRSRSKRK
- the rplW gene encoding 50S ribosomal protein L23, whose amino-acid sequence is MSSDVLIKPLVTEKLTELMEAGHYAFEVRKDANKVEIRKALESRYPGVKIKEVRTMVVRGKRRSQMTRRGRIQGKTASYKKALVTLLPDSEQIDFFEEI
- the rplD gene encoding 50S ribosomal protein L4, whose protein sequence is MKTKVLKLDGSETGRTADLDQEIFGIDPNDHAIWLDVRRIQAHARQGTHKTKERSETAGSTRKLYRQKGTGHARAGDAKSPLRRSGGTTFGPKPHEYRLKVNKKTRQLARRSAYSHKARAEALRVVENFNFEGPSTSQLRQLIRALEADGRSVLLVTDSHNPAVYQSGRNLKKVTVRAAGTASTADVIGAQVVILQEAALSQLSSALGAGAKDKANAE
- the rplC gene encoding 50S ribosomal protein L3, giving the protein MSKGMIGRKVGMTSVFDDAGNQLVCTVIEANPNVVTQVKTVETDGYSAVQLGAGERKEKRTSKALRGHFEAASTSPKRKLFEVRDFEKEVALGDEVRVEDLFEEGERIDVAGTSKGKGFQGVVKRHGFSGVNDATHGQHNRQRAPGAIGAGSDPSRVFKGMRMAGQTGNRRVTVKNLRVVRVLGDQNLILLEGAVPGPKGSVVEIRKK